agGATGTAAGACCTAATTAAGTCGTAAGATGAATTAGATCCCTTAAAGGTTTTGATTGATGCaaaaatattaagttttaaatattgTGTCTAAtagcaaaacaaacaaaagtaatgTATTATCTCCGCATTAATTTATACTAACAATAGACAAACAAATGTTTCATAGGATTTGTCGAAAagcagagagagaaaagaattcGTTTGAAAAATTATCTACTCCATGAAAAGGCATGCAAAAAGCAAGTTACACTATATTTGTGTGCAAAAAAGTGATTTGATCCTTGATGTGAGATTTGGAATTTTGATAAAGGATGATAAGCAAGACATTTTATCAGTTTTATGTGACAAGTTGGTTACATGCATTAAATGTGATAATTAATGCATCAAATGATACCACACCAATAGATGAAGAAACAAATCAGAGAGAAAACATTTACTTCTTGTTGAAGCCTACATGTAGATGAATATTTGAAGTCCTAAAGATCATACATCTTAATGCACAATCATACTTAAGTTTTCAAGctctttttaaactttttttaagttaGTATCTGAGTTTTCCCTACACCTTGTAAATCTTGAGAGTAATGGTTGTGTACACATGAACTTCAAACAAATCAGATTGATTTGTTGAAGCCATAAGTAGCTTTGTTGTAAAGAATACTTTAATTGATTTGTTGAAACTAGAAATGACTTTGTCCTAAAATATACTTGGGAACTATTGTAAAAGTTATTTGAGTATAGTTAGAAGTGGATTAAGAAAAGAACACATGTATCTTTGTGAAAGATAGTGAAACTCGATGGACTTATCAAGAACTAAACGAAGTTTCCGTGATCGAGACAAATCAGTATAAatttatgtgtttttatttcttcccttgtcagtttatactttatatatctaactttaaattgtaatttatgTTAAACTCCTTTCAAAAAAGTTTTGATATAACAGTGTTTTTACAAAATATCATGTTACTTATGATTTGATTTCAAACATCGCAGTGAGAAAAAAAGTAAACCCTTCATTATTTTGTGTGCAAGTTCTTTCTTAATTAATCTCATTTAAAAATTTTGCCAAtacttttttcaattaaataactAAGACgtagcaaaaaataaaataaattagaagttTAATGTTCatgtagaaataatttaaaataattttacactttcaactaataaaaaattattattgaggtatttattataaaaattaataaatctattattttttttcatctaatgatgatactattataaaataattttcattgaaataaatttatcatatatgataaattacgataaaatgataacataaaattattttagatgacCGGTGTATAACCTAATTTCTCAGAAAATAAAGGTAGCAAAATTGACATATCCTAATTTCTCATACAAAGGGAGCAAAATGGAAGGTAGAATTGGGTTTTGCTTCGCAAGGGTGATAATTGGTAAAATACTAAATACTAGTAGTATCTATCTACGAACTACTTGTGGTAACATAGCATGGGGCACACATTCAAATCCGCAGGCTGTGGCTCGATGTCACTGCACGTGTATAAACTACGGCGTCGTCGTCAGACATTTGCAAAACCAGTTAAACAACGATGACCTCAACCACACTATTCACGACTCCACCACCACCGTCGACAACCTCAGCAGCTCCGGTAGACAAAGACAACCTCGCCCTCCTAATCGACAACTCCAAATCCACACACCATCTTCTCCAAATCCACGCCGCACTCCTCCGCCGCGGCCTCCACCACCACCCAATCCTCAACTTCAAGCTCCAACGCTCCTACGCCTCCCTCGGTCACCTCCACCACTCCGTCACCCTCTTCCACCGCACCCCAAACCCTAACGTCTTCCTATGGACCCACATCATCAACGCCCACGCGCATTTCGACCTCTTCCACCACGCGCTCTCTTATTACTCCCAAATGCTAACCCACCCTATCCAACCCAACGCCTTCACACTTTCTTCCCTCCTCAAGGCTTGCACCCTCCACCCCGCCAGAGCCGTTCACTCTCACGCCATCAAGTTCGGCCTAAGCTCCCACCTTTACGTCTCCACGGGCCTCGTTGACGCCTACGCTCGAGGCGGCGACGTTGCGTCCGCGCAGAAACTGTTTGATGCAATGCCTGAGAGGAGTTTGGTCTCTTATACCGCCATGCTTACATGCTACGCGAAACACGGGATGCTCCCGGAGGCGAGGGTGTTGTTTGAAGGGATGGGGATGAAGGATGTGGTGTGTTGGAACGTGATGATTGATGGGTATGCCCAGCATGGGTGTCCCAATGAGGCTTTGGtgtttttcaggaaaatgatgatgatgatgggtgGGAATGGGAACGGGAAAGTTAGGCCGAATGAGATAACTGTGGTGGCTGTTTTATCTTCTTGTGGACAGGTTGGTGCATTGGAGTGTGGTAAGTGGGTGCATTCGTATGTTGAGAATAATGGGATTAAGGTTAATGTTCGGGTTGGAACTGCGTTGGTTGATATGTATTGTAAATGTGGGAGTTTGGAGGATGCACGCAAGGTATTTGATGTAATGGAGGGAAAGGATGTGGTGGCGTGGAACTCCATGATTATGGGGTATGGCATACACGGGTTTAGTGATGAGGCTTTGCAGTTGTTTCATGAGATGTGTTGTATTGGGGTTAAACCTTCTGATATTACCTTTGTTGCTGTTCTGACTGCATGTGCGCATGCGGGTTTGGTGAGCAAAGGATGGGAGGTTTTCGATTCGATGAAGGATGGGTATGGGATGGAACCAAAGGTTGAGCATTATGGGTGTATGGTGAATCTTCTTGGCCGAGCTGGGCGCATGCAGGAAGCTTATGACCTTGTGAGGAGCATGGAGGTTGAGCCTGATCCGGTGCTGTGGGGGACTTTGCTTTGGGCTTGTAGAATACATAGCAATGTTTCTTTGGGAGAGGAAATTGCGGAGATTCTTGTGAGCAATGGTTTGGCTAGTTCAGGGACTTATGTCCTTCTTTCTAACATGTATGCTGCTGCTCGAAACTGGGTTGGTGTAGCTAAGGTGAGATCAATGATGAAAGGGAGTGGGGTTGAGAAGGAACCTGGTTGTAGTTCAATTGAAGTTAAAAACAGGGTGCATGAATTTGTTGCTGGTGATAGAAGACACCCGAGGAGCAAGGATATATATTCGATgctggagaagatgaatggctGGCTCAAGGAACGCCATTATACACCAAAAACAGATGCGGTGCTACATGACATAGGGGAACAAGAAAAAGAGCAATCGTTGGAAGTTCATAGTGAGAAGCTTGCCTTAGCGTTTGGGCTTATCAGTACCAGTCCAGGAGCTGCAATCAAGATTGTAAAGAACCTTCGAGTGTGTTTAGATTGTCATGCAGTGATGAAGATAATGTCTAAGATCTCTGGCCGGAAAATAATAATGAGAGACCGGAACCGGTTTCACCACTTTGAGAACGGTTCATGTTCATGTAGGGATTACTGGTGAACATAACTCCTTATTTGTCCATAAAATTCCTTTCTTCTAAAAAGGGAAGCACCAGATTTGCTGACAGCAGCTTTGTATGTAACCGCAGCTAAAGTATTAAAATTCATAAGAAAATTTAAGATCGAAGATTGTATATTAATgtcatttgaaattttatacCTACAACTGTTGCTTAAATCCCTGCCAATCATCACCATTCATCACTCACAATTGTCAGAACTTTCATCTCATCTAACAAACAATAGTGTATCTTGTTAGTGTGTACCGTGTGACATGTTTCTCCAAGTTCGGTCCGTCACATCTAGGCAAATTGATCTAAATGGGTCACTTTTACAAACTATTTATCATTTTGGGTCCCTTCTTAAACTATTTACACACGATCTAAATTTGTGATACAGTTAAGCCGCCAGTAACATTGGCAACATACCAGCTGATGTGAAGAATGTATCGTCATTAACAATGGCAAAACACGTGAAAACCAGGTTTAGCCAACAACATTTGCGAAATAGTTGTTGGTTTCAGAAGCTAGGTGCAGGTGAGGACAGCTAGGGTGCAGTGTGGAGAAGGAGACagcttttcataaaaaaaaaaaaaaaaaactgaaggcTTTAACTACAAATTTCTAAATGCATTCTAaaaaacttcaaataaataacttcattataaaaaaacttatgctTTAACGtaaaaaaacttcatttaaaaaaattattacttcaaataaataatttctaaatgcattttaacaataaattatcacttcaaataaataatttataaatacattgtaacaaataaattattacctcaaataaataatttttaaatgaacttGAAAAACTGAAGGCTTTAACGTACAAATTTTGAAAGCAATGGTAGCAAATTATCATttctctctattttatttccgtAATTACCTCACCTGcacttttttattgtattttttatttttaaaaatataaagagacAGTGAGGACTTCGTGCCACATTTCTCCTAGTCTAAATAAcatcaattaaaatagaaatatttaaatataccaTATCCtaatagaaaaaatttaaaactttataaAAAGTGTAACAAAAAGATATATGGGGCGGTTGTTATATCATGAACTAAACTAAAACACACAGTAGTATTATATAATAGTCTCAAATAATTTCTAAATGCATTCTTACTATTCCGCCAGCCATGCTAGTGAGACCATGTGCTGTTAGCTGTTTTCGCCAGTCAATGTAACAAGACCCTCCACATCAACCGATATGCCGTCAATGCCCCTAATGGCTTACCTATATCACCAATGCGAGTGACGAGATGCATGTAAAATCAGGAAGGGACCCTATTTaataaatagtttataaaaCTAACCCATTTAGGTCAATTTACCTCACATCTCATTGCCATTTGCCCAATCAAAGCCTCAGTTAATAGTGATTATTTATTAGTTACATGACGAGCGTGTAATTGGAGACAGCGGGGTTATTACAATGAATTTTCACCCCCTTTATCTAAATGCTAAGCTTCCcccaaaattaaaacttaactGACATTAAGGGGCGTTTTAGAAGCCAACGTGAAAATCAAATTAACCCCATCCTTTTATCGAACTCTTGAACACTAGATTATTTATCAAAACCTCACCCATTCCCTTCATTATCAAGCCCTAATGGATCAACGGGGCCGAAATTGCAGGCCATTTGCAGCCATCGGAGCAAGAGAAAGGCAAGTAGATACAAAAAACACAAGTCAAGCGATAATTGTACAGGATATTATCTAACTAAATCTATACACTTCGGCTTATTAAGAATGCACTCCTACAAACTACTTTTTACTAATGTTATAGCAAATTACAACGGGATCCACGAACAATGAGTTATACCTACAACTATGGTTAAAATGGGTAACCTACCACCCACCCAAAATACACTTCCACCGATCTCATCTCAAGGggtgaaaagaaagaatttaATGTACTAGTGTGGAGAAATTGGTGCTACACAGATATTACATTCTAAAATCCAAAACGCAAACTGTATTATTAGCAAAACATGCAGCAATCTTGTCACCCTCCTTATTCCAGCAGACCTCAAAAATGCCCCCATTGCCTGTGTATGTTTTGACAATCTTGCCGTCCCTCAATGACCATATGTGCATGGATCTGTCAAGAGACCCACTAACTAGATAATCGCCGTTGGGACTGAAAGCAACAGAATATACGGGATGCCTGTACAACCAAATAAACAtgtcaggaaaaaaaataaactaagacCTGCAATTTACATGTTCATCAGACTCCTCTCGTCTACAACTTTGAAACAGAAAATGGAAAGAGGCTGATACACATATACTACCCTCCCATATGAATAAACCAAAAGCTAAGAAGACCCTCAAATAAATATACTCGAGCTATAAATACAGTACCTGTGTCCATCCAAGCTGTACATGAGTTTCCCAAGTTCCACATCCCATAGCTTTACAGTTGAGTCAAATGAAGCACTGCACAACAAGATGACTacatagtttttaaaatgaaaactaaCTACCAAATAGTACCCAATAAGAAAAAATAGCTA
This region of Glycine soja cultivar W05 chromosome 17, ASM419377v2, whole genome shotgun sequence genomic DNA includes:
- the LOC114394264 gene encoding pentatricopeptide repeat-containing protein ELI1, chloroplastic encodes the protein MTSTTLFTTPPPPSTTSAAPVDKDNLALLIDNSKSTHHLLQIHAALLRRGLHHHPILNFKLQRSYASLGHLHHSVTLFHRTPNPNVFLWTHIINAHAHFDLFHHALSYYSQMLTHPIQPNAFTLSSLLKACTLHPARAVHSHAIKFGLSSHLYVSTGLVDAYARGGDVASAQKLFDAMPERSLVSYTAMLTCYAKHGMLPEARVLFEGMGMKDVVCWNVMIDGYAQHGCPNEALVFFRKMMMMMGGNGNGKVRPNEITVVAVLSSCGQVGALECGKWVHSYVENNGIKVNVRVGTALVDMYCKCGSLEDARKVFDVMEGKDVVAWNSMIMGYGIHGFSDEALQLFHEMCCIGVKPSDITFVAVLTACAHAGLVSKGWEVFDSMKDGYGMEPKVEHYGCMVNLLGRAGRMQEAYDLVRSMEVEPDPVLWGTLLWACRIHSNVSLGEEIAEILVSNGLASSGTYVLLSNMYAAARNWVGVAKVRSMMKGSGVEKEPGCSSIEVKNRVHEFVAGDRRHPRSKDIYSMLEKMNGWLKERHYTPKTDAVLHDIGEQEKEQSLEVHSEKLALAFGLISTSPGAAIKIVKNLRVCLDCHAVMKIMSKISGRKIIMRDRNRFHHFENGSCSCRDYW